CATGCTCGAGATGCTGATCGCCGCCGTCGCCGGGGGACTCGAGGCCGTCGTCGAGACGGCGACGGGCTGGCCCGGAATGGGGGTTATCTTCGTCTATTCGTTTCTGATCGCGTTCGTGCTTCCCGGCCCGAGCGAGATCGTGCTGGTCGCGCCGCTCGATCTCGGCCTGCCGTCGTGGGCGCAACTCTCGAGTATCATGCTCGTGAGCGCGATCGGAAAGGCCGCCGGAAGCGTGCTGGCGTTTCATATCGGTCAGGAGGTCAAAGAGGCCGGACCGATAACGCGATGGCTGCGCGAGTCACGGTGGGATATCCTGAAATGGTCGGAGAAGCGCTCCGTTCAGCTCGCAAAGCAGTACGGGTACGGCGGAATGGCCCTCGCCCTGTCCGTCCCGTTCTTTCCCGACACGATCTCGATCTACGCGTTCGCCGTCCTCGAAACGGACTACGTGAAATTCGCCGTCGCGACGTTTTTCGGGAGTCTCGGACGTCTCGTCGTCACGGCCGGATTCGTCGGCGGGCTCTGGACGGTGTTTTGAGCCCGAGCGGTCCGTCTCCGGCGGAACCGTCTCCATACCGGAGCCGTCGACGAAACTGTACCACAGGCCCCGTTCTCGATAGTCCGAACGCGTGAAAGCGACCCCACCCGACGTGTGTCCGATCGGCGCTCGCCGTTTCACTCGTCGACGAGGAGATACTCCCGAACGTATCGATCGAACGCGGCACGGCTGTCTTCGAGGACGCCCTCGTCGTCGTTGGTGACGCGAAGCATCATCGTTCCGAGGAAGACGTTTTGGAAGAGCGCCGCCGTTTGCTGGGGGTCGACCTCCCGAAACACGCCCTGTTCGATCCCCGACCGAATCGTGTGTGCGACGTGTTTTCGGACGAACTGATCGCTCCGGGTGAAGTACTCCCGGTAGTCGTCGTCGTGGGCCGCCTGTGAGCGAAGTTCGACGACCGCTTGCGTGAACTCGGTCGGCATTGCGGTGTCGCCGAATCCGAACGTGTGGTCGACGATTCCCTCGATGTGATCGTCCGCGCCCCCCTCTCCATACGTGGGAATCTGTCCCTCGATCTGATCCAACATAAACTCGAGGAAATCGAGGAGGAGGTCGTCCTTGCTGTCGTAGTGGTGATACAGCAGCGACTTGCTCTTCGAGAACTCGTCTCCGATCCGCTGGATCGTGAGCTCGCTGTACCCGTGTTCACAGAGCGCGGTGTACGTCGCGCTCATGATGGCGCCGCGAGTTCCGCCCGGATCCTCGAGGAACGGTGGTAGTTCTGTCATCGTGATCGCTTCCGAGCTCCGCCCGCTTTACCGACGGCGACCTGATGTCGGTTCCGATTCGATTCCGTGATACCCGCCATGCTGAATACCGTATACCACTACCAGCTATAAAAATTGATTGAATGGTCAGTCTCTGACGGCGACGATATATCTCTATCTATAGCCACTGAAGCGTGATATGGCTGCCCGAAGAGAGAAAGTATATAAGTACTAATTGACTATTCAGTCAGTACATGACAGCGGAACTGAGACGGGCGACCGAGACGACACCGACCGGCCGTATCCGGGGGTACTCCTCGCCCAGTAGAGCGTCGAGCATTGCGAACGATACCGCGGGAGACGGAGGTCGATCCGGTAGATGAGTTGGATCGACCGGATCGCCGAGACGGTCACAAACTACAGCCGGCCCGTGATCGCCGTCATGCTCGTGCTCACGGTTATCGCGGGCGCCGGTGCCGGAATGGTCGAGCAGTCCTCGTCGCTCGATCAGTTCCAGAGCGACACCGAGGAAGCGCAGAAAATGGAGTACGTCGAGGCGAACTTCTCGACCGGTCAGGAGAACACGTCGGCGGCGCAAGTGATCGTCAGGGGTGAGAACGTCCTCGCACAGGAGTCGATGGTCGAGACGCTCCGGTTGCAACAGTCGTTCCGGGAGAACGAGACGATCAACCGGACGCTCGTCGACGACCAGCCGACGGTCGGCGCGGCGAACCTCATCGCGATCTCGTCGATCACCGGCGACCAACAGCGCGAACTCGAGGCGACGGCCGCGGAATTCGAGGAACTGAACGCGACCGTTCGGGAGGAACGCGCCGCGCTGGAACAGCGGAGCGACGAACTGAACGCGACCCAACGGGACCTCCGTACGGCCCTCGAGACGCTGCGGGAGGACCCCTCGGCATCGCCGCGCGCACAGTTCGATGCGGTCGACGAGAACTCGTCGGTCGACCTGAACGAGACGCAGTACGCGACGTTCAACGAGTCGGCACAGCTGCTCCGGAACGCCGAGGACGAGTCGCAGGCCGAAGAGGCCTACCGGCTCGGCACCCAGGGCGTGCTCGCCGACGAGTACGAGGCCCTCGAGCAGCGCAGTGCGGACCTCGAGTCGCAGGCCGCGCGACTGGAGGAACTCGGCGCCGAACTGGAGGACCAACGGGCGGCCCTCGAGAACGCCTCGTCCCCGACACTGGAAGAACAGATCGACGCGCTCGAGTCGATGAACGCCACGGAGTACGAACGCGCGCTCGGTGCCGTGCTGGGCGAGGACGCGTCCGGCCAGCTGAGCGGACTGGCGTTCATGCCGACGGGCTACGAAGCGGGATCGACGAGCGCGAACGCGACGATGCTGCTGGTCACCCACCAGAGCGAGGGCGGTGGCGGTCAGGGTGGAACGGTCTCCGACGAACTCGTCGACGCGCAACTGGCGATGCAGTCCATCGCGAACGACGAGTTCGGGGCCGACGGATCCGACGTCATCGTCTTCGGCGGCGGCATCATGGGCGAGGAGATCAACAACTCGATGGGCGACAGCTTGGCGATCGTCGGCCCCCTCGCGCTGTTGTTCGTCGTCGTCGCCCTGATCGTCGCGTACCGCGATCTGCTTGACATCCTGCTGGGCCTGTTCGGGATCGCCGTCGTCCTCGTCTGGACGTTCGGCTTTATGGGCTGGGCCGGGATCGACTTCAACCAGATGTTCATCGCGGTCCCGGTGTTGCTGATCGGGCTCTCGATCGACTACGCGATCCACATCTTCATGCGCCACCGCGAGCAGCGCCAGGAGGGCGGTGCGTACGGCGACGACGATACTCGCGGGTCGATGCGGGTCGCGCTGGCCGGCGTCGGCATCGCGCTCATTCTGGTGACCGCGACGACGGCCATCGGGTTCCTCTCGAACATGACGAGTCCGGTGCCACCGATTCAGGACTTCGGCATCGTGAGCGCGGTCGGGATCACGGTCGCCCTACTCGTGTTCGCCGTTCTGGTGCCGGCGCTGAAAGTCGAACTCGACGGCTTCCTCGAGAACCACGGATACGATCGGAAGAAGCGCGCGTTCGGGACTGGCGGTGGCCGGTTCAGCCAGCTCCTCTCCACCGGTTCGACGGCGGCGCGACGGATGCCGCTCGTCATCATCCTCGTCGCCGTCCTCGTGAGCGCTGGCGGAGCGTACGGCGCGACGCAGGTCGACACCAGCTTCAATCAGGAGGACTTCATCGCCGAGGACCCGCCGGAGTGGACGAACGACCTCCCCGAACCGTTCAAGCCGGGCGACTACTCGATGAAGGAGAACCTCGAGTTCGTCAACCAGCACTTCGTTCGGGAGGACTCCCAGGCGCAGATCCTCGTCGAGGGGAACGTGACCGATCCGGAGACGTTACAGCGGCTCGAGGCGGCCGAGAACGAGACGGCCGCCAGCGACGTCGCCGTCACCCTCTCGAGCGGCGAGGCCGACGTCCAGAGTCCCCTCCGGACGATGCGGCAGGTCGCCGACCGGAACGAGTCGTTCAACGCGACGTTCACCGCGGCCGATACCGACGGCGACGGCGTGCCCGATCGGAACGTCGAACAGGTGTACGACGAACTGTTCGAAACCGCCCCCAATGAAGCGGGAGCGGTCATCCACCAGACGGAGGATGGCGACTACGAGGCCGTTCGAATGGTCGTTTCGACGAGCGGCACCGCGGCCATGAGCGACGTCACGACCGAGATGCGATCCATCGCGGACGGGATCGACGGGAACGGCCTCGAGGCCACCGCGACCGGTCAGACGATCCTGTTCGACATCGTTCAGGAGCA
This genomic interval from Haloterrigena sp. KLK7 contains the following:
- a CDS encoding VTT domain-containing protein, producing the protein MLEMLIAAVAGGLEAVVETATGWPGMGVIFVYSFLIAFVLPGPSEIVLVAPLDLGLPSWAQLSSIMLVSAIGKAAGSVLAFHIGQEVKEAGPITRWLRESRWDILKWSEKRSVQLAKQYGYGGMALALSVPFFPDTISIYAFAVLETDYVKFAVATFFGSLGRLVVTAGFVGGLWTVF
- a CDS encoding TetR/AcrR family transcriptional regulator gives rise to the protein MTELPPFLEDPGGTRGAIMSATYTALCEHGYSELTIQRIGDEFSKSKSLLYHHYDSKDDLLLDFLEFMLDQIEGQIPTYGEGGADDHIEGIVDHTFGFGDTAMPTEFTQAVVELRSQAAHDDDYREYFTRSDQFVRKHVAHTIRSGIEQGVFREVDPQQTAALFQNVFLGTMMLRVTNDDEGVLEDSRAAFDRYVREYLLVDE
- a CDS encoding MMPL family transporter, whose protein sequence is MSWIDRIAETVTNYSRPVIAVMLVLTVIAGAGAGMVEQSSSLDQFQSDTEEAQKMEYVEANFSTGQENTSAAQVIVRGENVLAQESMVETLRLQQSFRENETINRTLVDDQPTVGAANLIAISSITGDQQRELEATAAEFEELNATVREERAALEQRSDELNATQRDLRTALETLREDPSASPRAQFDAVDENSSVDLNETQYATFNESAQLLRNAEDESQAEEAYRLGTQGVLADEYEALEQRSADLESQAARLEELGAELEDQRAALENASSPTLEEQIDALESMNATEYERALGAVLGEDASGQLSGLAFMPTGYEAGSTSANATMLLVTHQSEGGGGQGGTVSDELVDAQLAMQSIANDEFGADGSDVIVFGGGIMGEEINNSMGDSLAIVGPLALLFVVVALIVAYRDLLDILLGLFGIAVVLVWTFGFMGWAGIDFNQMFIAVPVLLIGLSIDYAIHIFMRHREQRQEGGAYGDDDTRGSMRVALAGVGIALILVTATTAIGFLSNMTSPVPPIQDFGIVSAVGITVALLVFAVLVPALKVELDGFLENHGYDRKKRAFGTGGGRFSQLLSTGSTAARRMPLVIILVAVLVSAGGAYGATQVDTSFNQEDFIAEDPPEWTNDLPEPFKPGDYSMKENLEFVNQHFVREDSQAQILVEGNVTDPETLQRLEAAENETAASDVAVTLSSGEADVQSPLRTMRQVADRNESFNATFTAADTDGDGVPDRNVEQVYDELFETAPNEAGAVIHQTEDGDYEAVRMVVSTSGTAAMSDVTTEMRSIADGIDGNGLEATATGQTILFDIVQEQLMDTVIESLLITLVAVFAFLMVAYRLTKGSATLGAVTLLPVVFSVSWILGTMYLLEIPFNVMTGMITSLTVGLGVAYSIHMSERYSLELERTGSVWEAMSRTVTGTGGALLGSAATTVGGFGVLAFAILPPLQQFGIITGMTIVYAFLASVLVLPSLLVVWTKYFGPDVSFDAPSSSPAPTASDGGQPTDGSESRTKK